Proteins from a genomic interval of Sander vitreus isolate 19-12246 chromosome 6, sanVit1, whole genome shotgun sequence:
- the LOC144519983 gene encoding prostaglandin reductase 3-like has translation MSSLLLLLRNGRRAVSLIRGGRTATEALSGVHPVARRFIIDMSYSAHFMDFNGSSIPSSMKKLIVNKLSPNFREAVSTQTVAVPTPGDADLLVRNRFVGINASDINYSAGRYDPSVKPPFDTGFEGIGEVVGLGLSASSSHTVGDTVAYFGSGAFAEYTVVPAKESVPVPAVKPEFLTLLVSGATAYIALKRLGDLAKGETVLVTAAAGGTGQFAVQFAKQAGCHVIGTCSSNEKAGFLKSIGCDRPINYTTEDLAKTLRKEYPKGIDVVYESVGGSVFELAVNSLANKGRLIVIGFISGYQTASGIPPFRGGTLPVKLLQKSASIRGFFLPHFLNDYREALGSMMQMYAKGKLVCEVDCGDLAQEGRFVGLESVFRAVDYMYAGKNLGKVVVEVAPPPVSNSKL, from the exons ATGTcgagcctgctgctgctgctgagaaacGGCAGGAGAGCGGTGTCGCTAATCCGCGGCGGGCGCACAGCAACCGAAGCACTTTCAGGAGTTCATCCGGTCGCTCGGCGCTTCATCATAGACATGTCCTACTCCGCGCACTTCATGGATTTTAACGGATCCTCCATACCGAGCAGTATGAAAAAGCTGATCGTAAACAAGCTTAGTCCTAATTTCAGGGAGGCCGTTTCTACGCAAACCGTCGCGGTTCCGACACCCGGAGACGCGGACTTGCTCGTCAGAAATCG TTTTGTGGGAATCAACGCCTCTGATATTAATTACTCTGCAGGCCGGTATGACCCCTCGGTAAAGCCCCCCTTTGATACCGGTTTTGAGGGTATTGGGGAGGTTGTTGGCCTTGGCCTTAGCGCCAGCTCCTCTCACACCGTCGGGGACACTGTGGCCTACTTCGGCAGCGGTGCGTTTGCCGAGTACACGGTGGTGCCAGCCAAGGAAAGTGTGCCTGTCCCTGCGGTGAAGCCAGAGTTCCTTACCCTGCTGGTCAGCGGTGCCACGGCCTACATCGCCTTGAAACGTCTGGGCGACCTGGCCAAAGGGGAGACGGTCCTGGTCACGGCGGCCGCAGGAGGAACGGGACAGTTTGCCGTGCAGTTTGCCAAACAGGCCGGTTGCCACGTGATCGGGACCTGTTCGTCCAACGAGAAAGCCGGCTTCCTTAAATCAATCGGCTGCGACAGGCCGATCAACTACACCACAGAAGACCTGGCCAAGACGCTGAGGAAAGAGTACCCAAAAGGCATAGACGTGGTGTACGAGTCAGTTGGAGGCAGCGTCTTCGAACTCGCGGTGAACAGTTTGGCCAATAAGGGCCGGCTGATAGTGATTGGCTTCATCTCGGGGTACCAGACGGCATCAGGGATCCCTCCCTTCAGAGGGGGAACACTACCGGTCAAGCTGCTCCAGAAGTCGGCCAGCATTCGGGGTTTCTTCCTGCcccacttcctcaatgactaCAGGGAGGCTCTGGGTAGCATGATGCAGATGTATGCCAAGGGGAAGCTAGTGTGTGAGGTGGATTGTGGGGATTTGGCACAGGAGGGGAGGTTCGTAGGCTTGGAGTCAGTCTTCCGAGCTGTGGACTACATGTATGCTGGGAAAAACCTGGGCAAGGTGGTGGTGGAAGTGGCACCACCCCCTGTTAGCAATAGTAAGCTGTGA